The Osmia lignaria lignaria isolate PbOS001 chromosome 14, iyOsmLign1, whole genome shotgun sequence genome has a window encoding:
- the LOC117607517 gene encoding WD repeat domain phosphoinositide-interacting protein 4: MAGDKSILSLRFNQDQGCFTCCMESGLRVYNVEPLAEKAHLENDLMGSIAIAEMLWRTNIIAIVGGGIRPKFAENTVLIYDDLSKKFVMEITFTSPIKAVRLRRDKMIVALQREIHVFSFPMPTRRLLTLETRDNPKGLIEVATLATAQKQLLAFPGHKQGSVQLLDLGATEAGSSSAPATLAAHQGALACLAVNSSGTMIATASTQGTLVRVWDSIRKHLLVELRRGADPATLYCITFSRDSEFLCVSSDKGTVHIFALKDTQLNRRSTFSKMGFLGNYIESQWALATFTVPPECACVCAFGTRSSVIAICMDGTFHKYVFTADGNCNREAFDVFLDVCDHDDF; this comes from the exons ATGGCTGGAGATAAAAGTATACTTAGTTTACGATTTAATCAGGATCAag GTTGTTTTACATGTTGTATGGAATCTGGTCTTAGAGTGTATAATGTAGAACCATTAGCTGAAAAAGCACATTTAGAAAATGATTTAATGGGAAGTATAGCTATAGCAGAAATGCTTTGGAGAACAAATATTATTGCTATAGTGGGAGGTGGTATAAGGCCAAAGTTTGCAGAAAATACAGTACTTATTTATGATGATTTATCTAAAAAGTTTGTAATGGAAATTACATTCACCAGCCCTATTAAGGCTGTTAGATTACGCAGAGACaa gaTGATAGTAGCACTTCAACGTGAAATACATGTATTTTCATTCCCTATGCCCACAAGAAGATTATTGACTTTAGAAACAAGGGACAATCCGAAAGGTTTAATCGAAGTTGCTACTTTAGCTACTGCACAAAAACAGCTACTTGCTTTCCCTGGTCACAAGCAAGGTAGTGTACAGTTACTTGACCTTGGTGCTACAGAAGCTGGAAGTTCCAGTGCCCCTGCAACTCTTGCAGCACATCAA GGTGCATTAGCATGTCTGGCAGTTAACAGTAGTGGAACTATGATTGCAACTGCTTCCACTCAAGGTACTCTAGTAAGAGTATGGGATAGTATACGCAAACATTTATTAGTAGAATTGAGAAGAGGTGCTGATCCTGCTACACTGTATTG TATTACCTTCAGCAGAGACTCGGAATTTTTATGTGTTTCTAGTGACAAAGGAACAGTACATATATTTGCATTGAAAGACACACAATTAAATCGCCGATCAAC tttCTCAAAAATGGGGTTTTTGGGAAATTATATTGAAAGTCAGTGGGCTTTGGCCACTTTCACAGTACCACCAGAATGTGCTTGTGTGTGTGCATTTGGCACACGGAGTTCTGTTATAG CCATCTGTATGGATGGAACATTTCATAAGTATGTTTTCACTGCTGACGGAAATTGCAACCGTGAGGCATTTGATGTCTTCCTGGATGTTTGTGATCatgatgatttttaa
- the PIG-U gene encoding phosphatidylinositol glycan anchor biosynthesis class U, whose protein sequence is MMKQWLSNFILAGTIRFLLMNSEFQKIISNRVEVSTALNSWKRVTEGVYLYNFGIDPYTGDLFHETPIGLYIFNLIQQYLPHWVLFCLFISTDLLTALLLGLIAKYYANELASRKEEEKSSSENTKNHDDASMMYTSMMYVSAGYLFNPYIILNCVGHTTTVFTNLLYSIALISMIRCSMFWSCLSISLLTLQGLYPISLIVPAVIYIARSNRIKKKRNIIIFLLMFSSMLTALVCISYYIMGSWSFIWNTLGFILTVPDLRPNIGLYWYFFTEMFEHFRWLFIASFQINVSLLYIVPLALRLRHDPMLLAFSYLAIAAIFKPYPCIGDVGFYMSLLPLWKHLFQYTQQGFFVGCFMLFCTVFAPTVWYQWIYSRSANANFYFGVTLAFAIAQIFLLTDILFASVKHEFAIRHGINKDISGSTAKLLLE, encoded by the exons atgatgaaacaATGGTTATCAAATTTTATACTAGCCGGAACTATTAGATTTTTGTTGATGAATTCTGAATTCCAAAAAATTATCAGTAATCGTGTGGAAGTATCAACAGCATTGAACTCTTGGAAAAGAG tgACTGAAGGAgtgtatttatataattttggtaTTGATCCTTATACGGGTGATTTATTTCATGAAACCCCTATTGGTTTATACATCTTCAATCTGATACAACAATATTTACCACATTGggttttgttttgtttatttatctCTACAGATTTATTGACAGCTTTACTTCTTGGACTTATTGCAAAGTACTATGCAAATGAATTG gcttctagaaaagaagaagagaaatcatcaagtgaaaatacaaaaaatcatGATGATGCTTCTATGATGTATACTTCAATGATGTATGTCTCGGCAGGATATTTATTTAATCCATATATAATACTAAATTGTGTTGGGCATACAACAACAGTATTCACAAATTTGTTATATTCCATAGCACTGATCTCAATGATAAGATGTTCTATGTTTTGGAGCTGTTtatcaatttcattattaacattACAAGGACTCTATCCTATTTCACTCATAGTGCCAGCAGTAATTTATATTGCTCGTTCTAAtaggataaagaaaaaaagaaatattataatttttctgttGATGTTTTCAAGCATGTTAACAGCTCTAGTTTGTATTTCTTATTATATCATGGGAAGTTGGTCATTCATTTGGAATACACTGGGTTTCATTTTAACTGTTCCTGATTTGCGTCCAAATATAGGACTTTATTGGTATTTTTTCACGGAAATGTTTGAGCATTTTAGATGGCTCTTTATTGcttcttttcaaataaatgtCAGTTTGTTATATATAGTACCACTAGCATTGAGGTTGCGACATGATCCAATGCTATTAGCATTTTCTTATTTAGCAATTGCTGCTATATTTAAACCTTATCCCTGCATAGGGGATGTTGGCTTTTATATGTCTCTTTTGCCATTGTGGAAACATTTGTTCCAGT ATACACAACAAGGGTTCTTTGTAGGCTGTTTCATGCTATTTTGTACAGTTTTTGCTCCCACTGTTTGGTATCAGTGGATTTATTCCAGATCAGCTAATGCAAACTTTTATTTTGGGGTGACATTAGCATTTGCCATagcacaaatttttttattaacagaTATTCTGTTTGCAAGCGTAAAACATGAATTTGCAATACGTCATGGTATTAATAAGGATATCAGTGGAAGCACAGCAAAATTACTTTTAGAATAA
- the LOC117607513 gene encoding vesicle-fusing ATPase 1 isoform X2, whose translation MSAMRMKTVKCPTDELTVSNCAIINPDDFPDDIRHIEVTTAPNHHFVFTVKRHHEVPRGTVGFSLPQRKWATLSLNQEIEVRPYYFNPTSSTECLCTIVLEADFLQKKSTTLEPYNTDEMAKDFLLQFSGQAFTVGQQLVFQFKDKKILGLVVKSLEAADLSAISSGQNTLPKKTHMGRCLGDTVIQFEKAENSSLNLVGKAKGKVVRQSIINPDWDFQKMGIGGLDKEFSAIFRRAFASRVFPPEIVTQLGCKHVKGILLYGPPGTGKTLMARQIGTMLNAREPKIVNGPQILDKYVGESEANIRRLFADAEDEEKRLGPNSGLHIIIFDEIDAICKSRGSVAGNTGVHDTVVNQLLAKIDGVEQLNNILVIGMTNRRDMIDEALLRPGRLEVQMEISLPDEHGRFQILNIHTCRMRDYKKISPDVDLNELATLTKNFSGAELEGLVRAAQSTAMNRLIKASSKVEVDPAAMEKLMVSRTDFLHALENDIKPAFGTSAESLDQLLIRGIINWGKPVAEILSDGNLYIQEARSTEGSGLVSVLLEGPPNSGKTALAAQIAKNSDFPFVKVCTPEDMVGFTESAKCLSIRKIFDDAYRSQLSCILVDNIERLLDYGPIGPRYSNLTLQALLVLLKKQPPRGRKLLILCTTSRRQVLDDMEMLSAFSTTLHVPNLSTPDHLLSVLEEVELFTKEEIASLHAKLQGKRVFIGIKKLLCLIDMARQVEPNYRVPKFLSKLEEEGGLE comes from the exons ATGTCAGCAATG AGGATGAAAACGGTGAAGTGTCCTACTGATGAACTCACTGTTTCAAATTGTGCAATCATAAATCCAGATGACTTTCCAGATGATATCAG gcATATTGAAGTTACCACTGCACCCAATCATCACTTTGTGTTTACTGTAAAAAGGCATCATGAAGTGCCAAGAGGAACTGTGGGTTTTAGTTTACCCCAAAGGAAATGGGCTACCCTTTCCCTTAATCAAGAAATTGAAGTTAGACCTTATTATTTCAATCCTACTTCAAGTACAGAATGTTTATGTACTATTGTATTGGAAGCTGATTTCTTGCAGAAGAAATC AACTACTCTGGAACCATATAATACCGACGAAATGGCCAAAGATTTCCTGTTACAATTTTCGGGGCAGGCATTCACCGTGGGTCAGCAGTTGGTGTTTCAGTTCAAAGATAAGAAAATACTTGGTCTCGTAGTGAAAAGCTTAGAAGCTGCTGATCTTTCTGCTATAAGTTCTGGACAAAATACGCTACCGAAGAAAACTCATATGGGACGCTGTTTGGGTGATACTGTGATACAGTttgaaaaagcagaaaactcaAGTTTGAATCTTGTTGGTAAAGCAAAGGGGAAAGTCGTCCGCCAGTCGATTATCAATCCAGACTGGGACTTTCAAAAGATGGGAATTGGTGGACTAGATAAAGAATTTAGTGCAATTTTTCGACGAGCATTTGCATCGCGAGTCTTTCCACCAGAGATTGTCACTCAATTGGGTTGTAAACATGTAAAAGGAATTTTGCTTTATGGCCCACCAGGTACAGGTAAAACATTAATGGCGCGACAAATAGGAACTATGTTAAACGCTAGAGAACCTAAAATCGTCAATGGCCCTCAAATTTTGGATAAATATGTTGGAGAAAGTGAAGCTAATATTAGAAGGTTATTTGCTGATgctgaagatgaagaaaaaagg CTTGGACCAAACAGTGGATTGCACATAATTATCTTTGACGAAATTGATGCCATTTGTAAGTCTCGAGGTAGTGTCGCTGGAAATACAGGAGTACACGATACAGTTGTTAATCAACTTCTTGCAAAAATTGATGGTGTGGAACAATTAAATAACATTCTTGTAATTGGAATGACTAACAGAAGAGATATGATTGATGAAGCCTTGTTACGACCTGGTAGATTAGag GTGCAAATGGAAATAAGTTTACCAGATGAACATGGTAGATTCCAAATCCTCAATATTCATACATGTAGAATGAGGGATTACAAGAAAATATCACCCGATGTTGATTTGAATGAATTAGCTACATTAACTAAAAATTTCAGTGGTGCAGAATTAGAAGGTTTAGTTAGAGCTGCCCAAAGTACTGCAATGAATAGATTAATCAAAGCCTCTAGTAAAGTAGAGGTAGATCCTGCTGCAATGGAGAAACTTATGGTTTCTAGAACTGATTTTCTTCATGCTTTGGAAAATGACATTAAACCT gCATTTGGTACAAGCGCAGAATCTTTGGATCAACTTCTTATACGCGGAATAATTAATTGGGGCAAACCTGTAGCAGAAATTTTATCTGATGGTAATTTATATATTCAGGAAGCCCGCTCTACCGAAGGTTCTGGTCTTGTATCAGTTCTCTTGGAAGGACCGCCGAACAGCGGAAAGACAGCTCTTGCTGCTCAAATCGCTAAGAATTCTGACTTTCCATTCGTTAAAGTATGTACACCAGAAGATATGGTTGGTTTCACAGAATCTGCCAAATGTCTGTCAATCAGAAag ataTTCGATGATGCATATCGTTCACAACTTAGTTGCATTTTAGTCGATAATATTGAACGTTTGCTGGATTATGGTCCTATAGGACCAAGGTATTCCAACTTGACCTTGCAGGCGCTTTTAGTTTTATTGAAGAAGCAGCCACCTCGTGGTCGTAAATTATTAATACTTTGTACAACGAGCCGCAG GCAAGTTTTGGATGATATGGAAATGTTATCAGCATTTAGTACAACTCTTCATGTACCTAATTTGTCAACTCCTGATCATTTGTTGAGCGTTCTGGAAGAAGTAGAACTCTTTACTAAAGAGGAAATAGCATCCTTGCATGCCAAACTTCAAGGAAAACG agtATTCATCGGTATAAAGAAGTTATTGTGTTTAATAGATATGGCACGACAAGTAGAACCAAATTATAGAGTTCCGAAATTCCTCTCAAAGTTGGAGGAAGAGGGTGGACTTGAGTAG
- the LOC117607513 gene encoding vesicle-fusing ATPase 1 isoform X1 produces the protein MSAMRMKTVKCPTDELTVSNCAIINPDDFPDDIRHIEVTTAPNHHFVFTVKRHHEVPRGTVGFSLPQRKWATLSLNQEIEVRPYYFNPTSSTECLCTIVLEADFLQKKSTTLEPYNTDEMAKDFLLQFSGQAFTVGQQLVFQFKDKKILGLVVKSLEAADLSAISSGQNTLPKKTHMGRCLGDTVIQFEKAENSSLNLVGKAKGKVVRQSIINPDWDFQKMGIGGLDKEFSAIFRRAFASRVFPPEIVTQLGCKHVKGILLYGPPGTGKTLMARQIGTMLNAREPKIVNGPQILDKYVGESEANIRRLFADAEDEEKRLGPNSGLHIIIFDEIDAICKSRGSVAGNTGVHDTVVNQLLAKIDGVEQLNNILVIGMTNRRDMIDEALLRPGRLEVQMEISLPDEHGRFQILNIHTCRMRDYKKISPDVDLNELATLTKNFSGAELEGLVRAAQSTAMNRLIKASSKVEVDPAAMEKLMVSRTDFLHALENDIKPAFGTSAESLDQLLIRGIINWGKPVAEILSDGNLYIQEARSTEGSGLVSVLLEGPPNSGKTALAAQIAKNSDFPFVKVCTPEDMVGFTESAKCLSIRKIFDDAYRSQLSCILVDNIERLLDYGPIGPRYSNLTLQALLVLLKKQPPRGRKLLILCTTSRRQVLDDMEMLSAFSTTLHVPNLSTPDHLLSVLEEVELFTKEEIASLHAKLQGKRYIFKRPRESMRVFIGIKKLLCLIDMARQVEPNYRVPKFLSKLEEEGGLE, from the exons ATGTCAGCAATG AGGATGAAAACGGTGAAGTGTCCTACTGATGAACTCACTGTTTCAAATTGTGCAATCATAAATCCAGATGACTTTCCAGATGATATCAG gcATATTGAAGTTACCACTGCACCCAATCATCACTTTGTGTTTACTGTAAAAAGGCATCATGAAGTGCCAAGAGGAACTGTGGGTTTTAGTTTACCCCAAAGGAAATGGGCTACCCTTTCCCTTAATCAAGAAATTGAAGTTAGACCTTATTATTTCAATCCTACTTCAAGTACAGAATGTTTATGTACTATTGTATTGGAAGCTGATTTCTTGCAGAAGAAATC AACTACTCTGGAACCATATAATACCGACGAAATGGCCAAAGATTTCCTGTTACAATTTTCGGGGCAGGCATTCACCGTGGGTCAGCAGTTGGTGTTTCAGTTCAAAGATAAGAAAATACTTGGTCTCGTAGTGAAAAGCTTAGAAGCTGCTGATCTTTCTGCTATAAGTTCTGGACAAAATACGCTACCGAAGAAAACTCATATGGGACGCTGTTTGGGTGATACTGTGATACAGTttgaaaaagcagaaaactcaAGTTTGAATCTTGTTGGTAAAGCAAAGGGGAAAGTCGTCCGCCAGTCGATTATCAATCCAGACTGGGACTTTCAAAAGATGGGAATTGGTGGACTAGATAAAGAATTTAGTGCAATTTTTCGACGAGCATTTGCATCGCGAGTCTTTCCACCAGAGATTGTCACTCAATTGGGTTGTAAACATGTAAAAGGAATTTTGCTTTATGGCCCACCAGGTACAGGTAAAACATTAATGGCGCGACAAATAGGAACTATGTTAAACGCTAGAGAACCTAAAATCGTCAATGGCCCTCAAATTTTGGATAAATATGTTGGAGAAAGTGAAGCTAATATTAGAAGGTTATTTGCTGATgctgaagatgaagaaaaaagg CTTGGACCAAACAGTGGATTGCACATAATTATCTTTGACGAAATTGATGCCATTTGTAAGTCTCGAGGTAGTGTCGCTGGAAATACAGGAGTACACGATACAGTTGTTAATCAACTTCTTGCAAAAATTGATGGTGTGGAACAATTAAATAACATTCTTGTAATTGGAATGACTAACAGAAGAGATATGATTGATGAAGCCTTGTTACGACCTGGTAGATTAGag GTGCAAATGGAAATAAGTTTACCAGATGAACATGGTAGATTCCAAATCCTCAATATTCATACATGTAGAATGAGGGATTACAAGAAAATATCACCCGATGTTGATTTGAATGAATTAGCTACATTAACTAAAAATTTCAGTGGTGCAGAATTAGAAGGTTTAGTTAGAGCTGCCCAAAGTACTGCAATGAATAGATTAATCAAAGCCTCTAGTAAAGTAGAGGTAGATCCTGCTGCAATGGAGAAACTTATGGTTTCTAGAACTGATTTTCTTCATGCTTTGGAAAATGACATTAAACCT gCATTTGGTACAAGCGCAGAATCTTTGGATCAACTTCTTATACGCGGAATAATTAATTGGGGCAAACCTGTAGCAGAAATTTTATCTGATGGTAATTTATATATTCAGGAAGCCCGCTCTACCGAAGGTTCTGGTCTTGTATCAGTTCTCTTGGAAGGACCGCCGAACAGCGGAAAGACAGCTCTTGCTGCTCAAATCGCTAAGAATTCTGACTTTCCATTCGTTAAAGTATGTACACCAGAAGATATGGTTGGTTTCACAGAATCTGCCAAATGTCTGTCAATCAGAAag ataTTCGATGATGCATATCGTTCACAACTTAGTTGCATTTTAGTCGATAATATTGAACGTTTGCTGGATTATGGTCCTATAGGACCAAGGTATTCCAACTTGACCTTGCAGGCGCTTTTAGTTTTATTGAAGAAGCAGCCACCTCGTGGTCGTAAATTATTAATACTTTGTACAACGAGCCGCAG GCAAGTTTTGGATGATATGGAAATGTTATCAGCATTTAGTACAACTCTTCATGTACCTAATTTGTCAACTCCTGATCATTTGTTGAGCGTTCTGGAAGAAGTAGAACTCTTTACTAAAGAGGAAATAGCATCCTTGCATGCCAAACTTCAAGGAAAACGGTATATTTTTAAGCGACCTCGAGAAAGCATGAG agtATTCATCGGTATAAAGAAGTTATTGTGTTTAATAGATATGGCACGACAAGTAGAACCAAATTATAGAGTTCCGAAATTCCTCTCAAAGTTGGAGGAAGAGGGTGGACTTGAGTAG
- the Lkb1 gene encoding lkb1/serine/threonine kinase 11 isoform X1, whose translation MDNRITICDPDEEEEIDNEIFRDIEPVTWINDDPNYDLDEINMFFHRVDSDQIIYEEKKKKCKFIGKYVMGDVLGEGSYGKVKEVLDSETLCRRAVKILKKKKLRRIPNGELNVQREIKLLRILKHKNVINLVDVLYNDEKEKMYLVMEFCVCGLQDMLGSTPLKKLPIWQAHDYFCQLLDGLEYLYSKGIVHKDIKPGNLLLALDGTLKISDFGVAEALDMFSEDDTCKMGQGSPAFQPPEIANGCETFSGFKVDIWSSGVTLYNITTGQYPFQGDNIYKLYENIGKGEYTIPEEVEEPLRSLIQGMLQKDSDKRFSLQEIKNHPWTICRYPRTEEEVPIPPLKGHKWHSMTVLPYLMEYHYGGDDNPIYYTEHQLNEEKRLQEIDRISEDQKATWNSHNKPNSHQSKRRWRKPISCINVKKFPSCKPS comes from the exons ATGGACAATAGGATTACAATATGTGACccggacgaagaagaagaaatcgacaatgaaatatttcgagatattgagcCAGTCACGTGGATCAATGATGATCCAAACTATGATTTGGATGAAATCAACATGTTCTTCCATAGGGTGGATTCAGATCAAATTATatacgaagagaaaaagaaaaaatgtaaatttattgGTAAATATGTTATGGGTGATGTTCTTGGTGAAGGTAGTTACGGAAAGGTGAAAGAAGTGCTGGACTCAGAGACACTTTGTCGAAGAGccgtgaaaattttaaaaaagaagaaacttcgTAGAATCCCAAACGGAGAGCTTAACGTTCAACG GGAGATAAAACTATTAAGGATATTAAAACATAAGAATGTAATTAACCTTGTAGATGTTTTATATAATGATGAAAAGGAGAAGATGTACCTAGTTATGGAATTTTGTGTATGTGGATTACAG GATATGCTAGGAAGCACACCCCTTAAGAAGCTTCCAATTTGGCAAGCACATGACTATTTCTGTCAGTTGTTGGATGGTTTAGAATACCTTTATAGTAAAGGAATAGTACACAAAGACATAAAGCCAGGAAATTTGTTATTAGCTTTAGATGGTACTTTGAAGATTAGTGATTTTGGTGTTGCAGAG GCATTAGACATGTTTTCTGAAGATGATACGTGTAAAATGGGACAAGGTTCACCAGCATTTCAACCTCCTGAAATTGCAAATGGCTGTGAAACATTTTCTGGTTTTAAAGTAGATATATGGAGCAGTGGAGTTACATT GTACAATATAACCACAGGTCAATACCCTTTTCAAGgcgataatatttataaattatacgaAAATATAGGAAAAGGTGAATATACAATACCTGAAGAGGTAGAAGAGCCTTTAAGATCTCTTATACAAGGAATGTTACAAAAAGATTCAGATAAAAGATTTAGTTtacaagaaattaaaaatcatccATGGACTATATGCAGGTATCCTAGAACAGAAGAAGAAGTGCCTATACCTCCCCTTAAAGGACACAAATGGCACAGTATGACTGTATTACCGTACCTGATGGAATATCATTATGGAGGTGATGACAATCCAATATATTACACTGAACACCAATTGAATG aaGAAAAAAGGCTTCAAGAAATAGACAGAATCAGTGAAGACCAAAAAGCTACATGGAATAGTCACAACAAACCTAATTCACATCAAAGTAAACGAAGATGGCGTAAACCGATTTCATGTATTAACGTTAAGAAATTTCCATCTTGTAAGCCATCGTGA
- the Lkb1 gene encoding lkb1/serine/threonine kinase 11 isoform X2 — protein sequence MDNRITICDPDEEEEIDNEIFRDIEPVTWINDDPNYDLDEINMFFHRVDSDQIIYEEKKKKCKFIGKYVMGDVLGEGSYGKVKEVLDSETLCRRAVKILKKKKLRRIPNGELNVQREIKLLRILKHKNVINLVDVLYNDEKEKMYLVMEFCVCGLQDMLGSTPLKKLPIWQAHDYFCQLLDGLEYLYSKGIVHKDIKPGNLLLALDGTLKISDFGVAEALDMFSEDDTCKMGQGSPAFQPPEIANGCETFSGFKVDIWSSGVTLYNITTGQYPFQGDNIYKLYENIGKGEYTIPEEVEEPLRSLIQGMLQKDSDKRFSLQEIKNHPWTICRYPRTEEEVPIPPLKGHKWHSMTVLPYLMEYHYGGDDNPIYYTEHQLNDSKRNTEQSFSNRLLVFLSKTCTIL from the exons ATGGACAATAGGATTACAATATGTGACccggacgaagaagaagaaatcgacaatgaaatatttcgagatattgagcCAGTCACGTGGATCAATGATGATCCAAACTATGATTTGGATGAAATCAACATGTTCTTCCATAGGGTGGATTCAGATCAAATTATatacgaagagaaaaagaaaaaatgtaaatttattgGTAAATATGTTATGGGTGATGTTCTTGGTGAAGGTAGTTACGGAAAGGTGAAAGAAGTGCTGGACTCAGAGACACTTTGTCGAAGAGccgtgaaaattttaaaaaagaagaaacttcgTAGAATCCCAAACGGAGAGCTTAACGTTCAACG GGAGATAAAACTATTAAGGATATTAAAACATAAGAATGTAATTAACCTTGTAGATGTTTTATATAATGATGAAAAGGAGAAGATGTACCTAGTTATGGAATTTTGTGTATGTGGATTACAG GATATGCTAGGAAGCACACCCCTTAAGAAGCTTCCAATTTGGCAAGCACATGACTATTTCTGTCAGTTGTTGGATGGTTTAGAATACCTTTATAGTAAAGGAATAGTACACAAAGACATAAAGCCAGGAAATTTGTTATTAGCTTTAGATGGTACTTTGAAGATTAGTGATTTTGGTGTTGCAGAG GCATTAGACATGTTTTCTGAAGATGATACGTGTAAAATGGGACAAGGTTCACCAGCATTTCAACCTCCTGAAATTGCAAATGGCTGTGAAACATTTTCTGGTTTTAAAGTAGATATATGGAGCAGTGGAGTTACATT GTACAATATAACCACAGGTCAATACCCTTTTCAAGgcgataatatttataaattatacgaAAATATAGGAAAAGGTGAATATACAATACCTGAAGAGGTAGAAGAGCCTTTAAGATCTCTTATACAAGGAATGTTACAAAAAGATTCAGATAAAAGATTTAGTTtacaagaaattaaaaatcatccATGGACTATATGCAGGTATCCTAGAACAGAAGAAGAAGTGCCTATACCTCCCCTTAAAGGACACAAATGGCACAGTATGACTGTATTACCGTACCTGATGGAATATCATTATGGAGGTGATGACAATCCAATATATTACACTGAACACCAATTGAATG ATTCTAAACGGAATACTGAACAATCTTTTTCAAATCGTCTGCTAGTATTCTTATCAAAGACATGCACCATTCTGTAA